AATATTCACTATTTTATGTTCTTTAGCATAATATCTAACTTCTCTAAATAAATTTAATATGATGAAAAAACAAGAAAAACATATCCCGCTTTCGGGATACTTAAAATGGTATAAATTATTAAGGATTGTGCGGGATTTGGTATTTATTTTTAAAGTTTGAAATTAAAACTTACTTTTGCATTAAGTAGACCTTTGCGATCTTGTTCACTATCTCAATGTTATCTAAAGCGGAATCTAAGTTATTTCCTATGGAGATACACCCGTGATCCTTCCAGAGAACTATCTTATGCTTATGAAGTTTTTCCAGGGTTCTGTTAGCAAGATCTTTTGAGCCGGGATCGGTAAAAGGAATAAATCCAACTTTATCAGGCATCAACATACTGAATTCTGAATGCATCTTTTCGAAAACGGAATTTATACTTTTCTCTGAGTTCAGTTCTTCTTTGTGCATAGCCGCAATAAGCTCATCAGGATGAGAGTGAACAACAGCTTTCTCAGATCTTTCACTGTTCACAAGATATCTATGGATACCAATATGACTCGGATACTCTGAAGTAGGAATAAATTCATCCTGCCCGAACTTTGAAATAAAGTAACCCTTTTTCCCTGCTACAAATGTAAGAACACCACAAAATTTCTCAGGTGCTTCAGCTATCTCTCTCATTCTGCTGCCGGAAGAAGTAATAATAATTGATGTATCTTTCGAAAAACAATAGTCCTCAGAAGGTCTTTGATGATCAGAACTGTCAAATTCATCTTCTAACGCATCGCTAACGTTCAAGCTGATATTACCGGCATTTGCCTCTGCCCAACCATTATTGGAGAGAACTCCTGCAATAGTTGCTATCTTTTTCAAACCTTCCTGAATTTTCCTGATCCTGATCATTGGTGCCCCATAATATTGAATACTTCTAAAAATATACAGATTTTAAATGAATAAAAATGTAAAATTTTTATTTTATTTTACGATATTTAAACTATACCTTTCGTACCGGATCACAGTTACGATCATTAAAGAATAAAACTCGGAGAAAAAGAATGAACAATAACTCAATGAAAACTGTAATTGCAGATGCAGTCTGGAAAGAAAAAAGTCTGGTTAAAGATATTATCCTGGTGACTTCAACAAGTTTAATGATAGCTTTATTAGCACAAATTGTAATTCCTATCTATCCTGTCCCTTTCACCGGACAAACACTTGGTGTATTACTAACAGGTGCCTTAATAGGCAAAAAAAGAGCAACTCTGAGTCTACTGTCTTATCTGATGATGGGATTCATCGGAATGCCTGTATTCGTAGGAGGAACTTTTGGTATAACCAGATTAGCAGGACCTACTGGTGGATATCTTATCGGATTTGTCTTTGCAGCATTAGTAGTTGGACATCTTACTGAAAAAGGTTGGGATAGAAATTTTATTACTTCGGTAATTGCGATGTTCATTGGAAGTATTGTAATATATGCATTCGGACTTCTTTGGTTGAGTAATTTTACAGGTTGGGACAAAGTGCTTTCTTCAGGTCTTTTACCATTTATCTCTGGTGATATCATAAAAATACTTATTGCAGCATCAATTCTTCCTTCAGGCTGGAAACTGATAAATAAGTCATAAATTTGAGGTATCAATGAGATCACTTTACCTTAAAAAGGGAAAAGAGAAACAGCCGTTAAATAAGCATTCCTACATTTTCTCCGGTGCAATTGAAAAACATGACCCGGAGATTTCTGCAGGTGAAGTGATAAAAATCTATTCCTCAGAAAATAAATTTATTGCCTATGGACATTTCAATCCTAATTCAGAGATCAGAGCAAGACTTCTGGAATGGAACGAAAATTCAATAGTTGATCAAGAATGGTATCGAAACAAAATAATTTCAGCATTAAAATTAAGAGAGAGATTATTCAGTTCTTCTGAAACCGATGGATTCAGATTGGTATATAGTGAAGGAGATCTTCTTCCAGGATTGATAGTCGATAAATTTAACGAAGTTCTGGTCTTACAATCCTTTACCTCCGGAATGGATACCGTAAAGCTTACAATTACAAATATTTTGATCGAAGAACTTCCTGAGATCAAGTGCATCTATGAAAAAAGTGACGGTGACGGTAGAAGAATGGAAGGATTATCCAACTGCACCGGAGTTCTTTACGGGAAATTACCTGATGATATTGTAATACACGAAAATGGAATAAAATACAAAGTTGATCTTGTATCCCAAAAATCAGGTTTTTACACTGATCAGAGAGAGAACAGACAAAAGATCATTCCATACATCAAACCAGGAGCTGAGGTCCTTGATCTTTTTTCATACTCAGGTGGATTTGCTCTCAATTGCTCAAAACATCTTTCATGCAATGTTATTCTTTGCGATTCATCAAAAGATGCTATTGAATTAGCAGGAACAAATTACCGGTTGAATAACTTATTGACAGATGATATTACTTTTGTGACCAAAGACTGCTTTACTTTTATAAGAGAACTCTATAGCGATAGCAGATCATTCGATGTAATAATCCTTGACCCTCCGAAATTAATGCCTAAGAAAAAGGATGAATACAGAGCTGTCAGAGCTTATAAAGACCTTAATTTCAATGCTATGAAACTTGTGAAAACTGGAGGATTTCTGATCACTTTCTCCTGCTCCGGAAATTTTTCAATGGAAGAATTTAAAAAAATGATCGCTTATTCCGCAAAAGATGCAAAAAGAACAGTACAGATAGTGGAACAGCTTCATCAGGGAATTGATCATCCGGTCAGTGTATCTGTTCCTGAATCAGAATATTTAAAGGGACTGATCTTAAGAATTCTTTAAGCTGAAATACATTTCAAAAAAATACTCTGACGCAGAAGAAAAACAACCAAAATGTAAAATTATATTAAACGAAGAGCTTCAAGGAAGATTGGAATTTTTTGAGAAGGAGCTTTTATGAACTAAGTGACTTTGAGAAAAAAACGATCTGACGCAGAAGATAAAAGTTTAATAAATTTTTTAACTCCATTCTACGTCTTCTTTAATAACCTTAGCAGGAACCCCTGCCACCATACACCTAGGTGGAACATCCTTCACTACTACTGCTCCTGCGGCAATTATCGCACCATCTCCTATGGTCACTCCGTTAAGTATCATTGCTCTTCTGCCTATACCGACATGCTCACCTATGATTATCGGTTTTGTATTGAATTCTTCCATGCCTTTTATTATATGGTCATTGGAGTCACTGATTATAACACCTTTTGATATTGCTACATAATCACCGATCTTAATATTTCTGTAACATGTAATATCAACATCATTTGAAGCATACCCGCTACCGATCTCGAGCTTACCGCCTTTTTTTATGTTAATGAAACCACCGGTGTGAAAGCTGAAGATCCCGTTCACTGTAAATTTACCTGCTCTGTCAATTTTTAAGGTTGAGTTATTAAAATTACTTCTTTCCCATGCAGTCCCCAGGTGTAATACCGCATTTCCATTTACAATGATCCTTCCTTTCCTTGCTATACCTATTTTCATCCTAGGATAGACCAGTATTCTTAGATTTCCGAAATATCCCTGCTTAAAATTAATATAAAGAGTCTTTATTATGCTTAACCTTTTATAGCCAAAAAATATACTGATCATTCTTTTTAACATAAATTTCTCATTATTTTGTTATTTGTTTACATAATATATTAGAATAAATCCTGAATTACAATAAATAAAAAAGCAGCCTTTCAACTGCTTTTAAAAAAATATATTAAACTATTAAGAAACAAGTTATTTTACTTCTACGACCCATCCTTCTGGAGGTGCAATATCTCCAAATTGAATACCGGTTAGAGTATCATACAATTTTCTTGTGATCGGTCCTACTTCAGTCTCGCTATAGAAGATATGGAAATTCCCTTTATTCTCAATTCCTCCAATTGGTGAGATCACTGCTGCTGTTCCACAGGCACCAGCTTCCTTGAATTCGTGAAGATTATCTATAAGGACATCCCTTTCTTGTGTTTCCAAACC
This is a stretch of genomic DNA from Candidatus Delongbacteria bacterium. It encodes these proteins:
- the rhaD gene encoding rhamnulose-1-phosphate aldolase, whose translation is MIRIRKIQEGLKKIATIAGVLSNNGWAEANAGNISLNVSDALEDEFDSSDHQRPSEDYCFSKDTSIIITSSGSRMREIAEAPEKFCGVLTFVAGKKGYFISKFGQDEFIPTSEYPSHIGIHRYLVNSERSEKAVVHSHPDELIAAMHKEELNSEKSINSVFEKMHSEFSMLMPDKVGFIPFTDPGSKDLANRTLEKLHKHKIVLWKDHGCISIGNNLDSALDNIEIVNKIAKVYLMQK
- a CDS encoding biotin transporter BioY, whose translation is MKTVIADAVWKEKSLVKDIILVTSTSLMIALLAQIVIPIYPVPFTGQTLGVLLTGALIGKKRATLSLLSYLMMGFIGMPVFVGGTFGITRLAGPTGGYLIGFVFAALVVGHLTEKGWDRNFITSVIAMFIGSIVIYAFGLLWLSNFTGWDKVLSSGLLPFISGDIIKILIAASILPSGWKLINKS
- a CDS encoding class I SAM-dependent rRNA methyltransferase, encoding MRSLYLKKGKEKQPLNKHSYIFSGAIEKHDPEISAGEVIKIYSSENKFIAYGHFNPNSEIRARLLEWNENSIVDQEWYRNKIISALKLRERLFSSSETDGFRLVYSEGDLLPGLIVDKFNEVLVLQSFTSGMDTVKLTITNILIEELPEIKCIYEKSDGDGRRMEGLSNCTGVLYGKLPDDIVIHENGIKYKVDLVSQKSGFYTDQRENRQKIIPYIKPGAEVLDLFSYSGGFALNCSKHLSCNVILCDSSKDAIELAGTNYRLNNLLTDDITFVTKDCFTFIRELYSDSRSFDVIILDPPKLMPKKKDEYRAVRAYKDLNFNAMKLVKTGGFLITFSCSGNFSMEEFKKMIAYSAKDAKRTVQIVEQLHQGIDHPVSVSVPESEYLKGLILRIL
- a CDS encoding acyltransferase, encoding MKIGIARKGRIIVNGNAVLHLGTAWERSNFNNSTLKIDRAGKFTVNGIFSFHTGGFINIKKGGKLEIGSGYASNDVDITCYRNIKIGDYVAISKGVIISDSNDHIIKGMEEFNTKPIIIGEHVGIGRRAMILNGVTIGDGAIIAAGAVVVKDVPPRCMVAGVPAKVIKEDVEWS